Proteins encoded in a region of the Corynebacterium breve genome:
- a CDS encoding bifunctional hydroxymethylpyrimidine kinase/phosphomethylpyrimidine kinase: MIVTTAEQVKASNPDAVYICDPVIGNEEVGSFVMPKIPEVLRERIIPVADIITPNQWELRLLSGRRLSSISETIDAARSLNDRCIVTSCEAEPGRIGNLAGWPEEAWYVETPRLKGKTVGTGDLAAAIVAATHREGPKAALEHMAGTLYDMVYATVSAGLPEMPLIAEQELIVTPRSSFGAVRV; the protein is encoded by the coding sequence GTGATCGTCACGACGGCGGAACAGGTCAAGGCTTCCAACCCGGATGCGGTTTATATCTGTGATCCAGTAATTGGTAACGAAGAGGTTGGCTCGTTCGTGATGCCGAAGATCCCTGAGGTGCTGCGTGAACGGATCATTCCGGTGGCAGATATCATCACCCCGAATCAATGGGAACTGAGGCTTTTGTCGGGGCGGAGGCTTTCGTCGATAAGCGAAACGATCGACGCCGCACGATCCCTCAATGATCGCTGCATCGTGACATCATGCGAAGCTGAGCCCGGGCGAATTGGAAATTTGGCAGGATGGCCAGAGGAGGCGTGGTACGTTGAAACGCCACGCCTTAAAGGCAAGACTGTTGGAACTGGCGACTTGGCCGCGGCGATTGTTGCGGCCACTCATCGCGAGGGGCCCAAAGCCGCCTTGGAACACATGGCTGGCACGCTTTATGACATGGTGTATGCGACCGTGAGCGCAGGGCTGCCTGAAATGCCCCTGATCGCCGAGCAGGAGCTTATTGTCACGCCGCGGTCGTCATTTGGGGCCGTGCGCGTCTAG